Sequence from the Rutidosis leptorrhynchoides isolate AG116_Rl617_1_P2 chromosome 3, CSIRO_AGI_Rlap_v1, whole genome shotgun sequence genome:
CTCGTCTTTTTAATGTTACGACAATGTGATcgttatttttaatttatatattcttattttaaaatTAAACTTTAGTTTACttctttatttttatcattatagatACACTAACTACCGAAATCCAGTCCATTCTCAAACAAATCATCTTACTATATATAATTAATCGATTTCATTCTCAATAACGTTTACATCACTTCTTCCTAACGACAAAACAACAATGAAACTTTTCGTCCCAGCTAGTGATTATCACGATAATGTTTAAGTTCCTACTAAATAAGTTGAAAGTTGCAACCGGTCACAATTGACATGTCGTATGTATATTGTGCAACAGGTCTCAATAACGTTTTACTCACACTTGCATGGTACATATCAAAAGTTAACAGAGGCTATCGACATTGACCAGCTACTCGCGTAATAAGTGAAAACCATAATCTACGTTGATAACAACACTttaattatattagtaatttaATACAAACATCATGAACCATTCACATAACGGAGGCTATCGACGTTACTTTTTCTTTTAAAACATTAGACTTCTTACCGTTTCTTTTCCTTTTGATAACAGAGTAATTAGCCTTCTATATGAGTTCTAGTTGTTTTACCGTTTCTCTGTTGAGGACGTTTTCCTTTGGAAAACGACCTCGTTTTTATATGGCTTCTAGTttcttttgccaaaaaaaaaaaaaaaaaaaaaaaaaaaagccatatTGATAAATTTGGTATGTTGAGTAAATTTACTTACTATAGCATTTTGGCCTGAATTTTAGTTAATCTCCAAAAAGAACAAGGAAAATTACTATTTAGGTTTATGGGACTATGGAACCTACTTCGCAGCACTTGTATGTACATTCGTCGTTGATGGAGTCAGAGTCACCTTGATTTCACTAAATATGTTTCAATGCACCTTATTGATCTTAGTAGCTTAGTTCTGATGCACCTAATTGATTGGACTAGCTTTGTTTCCGGTAAACCTTATTGATGTCACTAGATTAGTTCCAATACACCTTATCAATATCACTAGATTAGTTCCAATGCACCTTGTTGCTAGTTTAGTTTCCAACGCACCTTATGGACGTCGCTAGGTTAGTTTCCAATGCACCTTATCAATGTCGCGAGGTAAGTTTAGAATGCACCTCATGGATGTTGCTAGGTTAGTTTTCAACGCACTTGATTGATGTCGCTAGGTTAGTTTAGAATGCACCTCATTGATGTTGCTAGGTTAGTTTTCAACGCACTTGATTGATGTCGTTAGGTTAGTTTCCGATGCGCCTTATATTGAAGTCACTAGGTTAGATCCAAATGCACCTTACTGACGTCACTAGGTTAGGTTCCAACCGCACCTTACTTATTGATTGTAAAAGATAGAACTACGTACAACTTTTGTATATAGAGTTAAAACCACTTGTAGTGGTGACTCGTGTTGGTTACTCGTGTTAGTTGCTTTTTGCACTTTTTTGCTGACTAGAATGTGTTGGTTTTTGGTGTGAAGTATTGGTGATGTTGATTTTTGGTGTgagttaggagtattgtgatgatgtgttaaatataattgttaattGAGTAagtattaaaaagggataaaaagtaatatttttaaataaataaaaagtaatatatataaaaacccatggaaattttgattctaccattttcatggcgtctattattattatttttattttgtatttttaatttatttaaaaaaaaactttttcctacttaaaggccggaggtcctctcggaagcaatctctttatccgtcgaataaagagagggatgactttctctactcttgagagtgtttcactctgggtggagaaatgacttgtctttatttctcggataggggaaggattgtctacatctcacctcccccatacaccactcatgtggtattgggttttgttgttgttgttgttgtatataaaAGCAACTGCGTTGCCTTCTCCGTTGCATTCCAACAAACGCCGGCCAAATGCCGCCAAGCAACAACTTGATACGGCGAAGCTTTGCGTTGCCGACCAGCCACGTAGGCACCAACGCCGTTGGTTGTCTAGCGATACAAACGGTCTAAAGGAAAATTGTATAATCACCAAAAATTAGTCATATACACTAATAATGCTTTAAGGTATTGAATACTACAATAATGTTTTAAGGTACTTGTACAAAATAAAGGATTATAACAATAAACCAGCCTCCAATGGCCAAGCTATCAAAGTGAAACAAAGTCAAGTCGACTACCAAATACATTTGCCATACCAGCCAACCAATTAATCTTGAAGGTCGCATTCGGGACAATAACTTCATCTATAAGATTGGCATCGAAACGAACACAAGTGGCTTCCAAATTGAGAAATAACATCTACCACACCACCATAACCAGCAACACAAGTGACCTAAAACCAAATGACATAATTATTAATACGACAACGAtataatgtattttttttttttttttactttggtgGTTGGACCCATGACTTTCTAGCAAGAAGTTGATGTTTAAAATGTTCAATTTTTTTGTGATATATGTAAAACACTAATACGTGTTGAGCAAATGAGTTGATCTTTTCTTATTGGAGTTGCAAGGACTAATAAAAAAATAGAAACGAGAAACATACACCAGATGGATGTAAGGAAACGGAAAATGTTGACTGGGGTATACATTGTATCTGAGAAAGCATAACACCATTTATGTCATATCGACTTAATAGTGGTTCCGCTCCCACAGCTAAAATCTGGAAAAATAGAAACAATTTAAGTAGAATTTGAAATAATTTTATTAGAGTCATCTTTTACAGATGAAGCACTAATACTTACTTGATTATCGTCAAAGCATATATCTTGAACGCAAGCACGAGTCGATATCCCTGAAATTTTTTCAGAAGCAGAAAGATTCCACACGGATAGATTCCGTCCACTGCCACAAGCCTACAAAAATATGTGCAACATTAAATATCACTTACTaaatactaattttttttttaaagaattagCATGTCAAATATGATAACAAAAAATATTGTttgaataatcataatgataataataatgaagttaTGAATAGAGTGATTTAACTAATTTTATGCATTTATAATACCCCTCGGGCACTTTGACCTGTTATAGATATAACCTAAACCGCAGACCTGAAAAATCCAGTTAACACGCAGCCTATAAAGTCAAAACATTTCTACGTTGACCGATTTAAAAGtttcttttttttaaaacaaaacttTCTTTGTGGCTAGAACCCTTACCAACCACTTTTCAGTAGCATCAAGTGCAATGCAACTGACATAAGCAGATTTCTTATCAGTCCCTGGCTCAACAACATTAATACATTTCCCGTTTCTGCAATCTACAATAAACCATCAAATGAAAGATGATAAAGATTAAGACATGTAATCAGAGGTGGCATAATGGGCAGTAGTAATGGATCAAAACGAGTAATTGTTATTGTTTGGTAGGGCAAGTTGACCAGAGATTCTGTTTTGTCCTTCTATATACAATTTAACAAGTAACAAATCGTTTAGTTTAACTTACCCCAAATTCTGGCTGTTCCATCTTCTGAGCCAGTTATAATCTACAAAAAGAGCAGAGTAAAACAAGATTAACTTACACATAGTACACTGACTATTACATACAGTTGCAAACATAACTAAGAACACATTTAAGAAAAGGATCGATTACCTGCTTATACGAATTCCGGGCAACGACAGAATGTAGATAACCATCATGCCCTTTGAAAGTCTGTTTTACTTTAGATCTCTCCTGCAATTATATTGGACAAATATAAAAGGTGATATACGTATGAAGATCTATGTAATTAATTGTTTGATCACCTTCAGAAGATACATACCACATCCCAACAATACAAACATGAATCACCAGCAGCTGAATATATAGAGCCACCCTATGGTAGATTAAAATCAGATACAACATATAAGTTCATAATATATGAAAGTTGAAACAAGTTCTATTAGTTATGAAAGTGATAAATTAACGGGGCGTTGATGTAGATCaaacataattataattagtatgaaTCAAACGATAGAGGCAATAATTTCATACCTCAGTATCAACAGCGATAGCATTAGTTTCGGGAATAGGGGAAAGTGCACCCCAAGGACCCCTAAGGGAAAAACGGACGCATTAGTTAGAAAAATATATGTGTATCTTATCACAGTTTTATGTTTACGTGACTCACTTATGTTGAGGATTAGCCAACTCAATTTGAGGCTTCAAACGGCCACCTGAAAAAAATTAAATGTGCTTACTGAAGTTCAACAAAAGCAGCGAACGAAAATCTATCAAAAGATGAATAATTCACATTTCTTAAATTATAAATCAACCACCTTGTGACAAACCATCCTGATCAGCATTCATAAAATCCATCCACTTCCATCCTCGAATTCGACCATCATCACCACAACTAAAAAAACAAACATTCGCAAATCTTTTAAATCTTCCATGACAACAACAATCGGAAAAACGATTACATAATCAATCAACATAATCATCATGCACACGATTACACATAACTAGTCATTTTCCATTAGCAAGCATCACTAATCATTTACCTTAATAACAAggaatcatcaccatcaccatagaACTTGAGATCATAAGCCGGACCATCATGCCCATGAATTAAAGTTTTTGGTTCAGCAACaaataaactaaaaaaaaaaaaagcaattaAGCAAATGCACACGAGATGTTTGAATGCACAAATTGCAAATTTTACTATATATTCATTTCCAAAACGCTACTTACTTTTGAGCCCTAGAATTACCATAACCTAATGGCTGCAGAAAAAAAACAAAAGATAAATTACATTACTAAATAGCAGATCAATTTCAATTAGTAAATTAGTATTGAATTAAATAGAAATGGAGGAGTGATAAATGATAACATACGAGTGATGAGATTATAGATGATAAAGAGTATGAGGCGATTGAACCGTCACTAGAAGCAgcaatgatgaaattagggtttcggTCTGAAGGAGATGGTGAGAAGAGTGTACGGAAAATGGTGAGGGAATGGGATTGTCTGTCTTCTAAGATGCTGTCTCTATAGGCATCTTCATCCCACTCCCTACAGTCCCCTTCACCACCcaccattttcattttttttttcttcaatatTCAACCGCCAAATAAGAGTCGCCTAAATGGTACTACTATATGAATGTGTAATGAGCAAAATGATTAGAAGAAGACATAAAATTAACAATTATGGTTGTCTCAAGTATAAAAATGGAAGAGTGTGGGTGAAGGAGGTTAGATGTCATACTTATAAATGGAAGGGTGATAAATGTAAAGTAACGGTGGTCCTCTTTCTCTGCTCTTATACCATTTCTATAACCGTGACTagggaaatgacccgtgaaatcacgggtttgtttaaatgaaacagtttaatgatatgttttaggtattaagtgaacgtaaatgctaaagtcatttaatttaatgacCCGTAGAAAATAGATCTATAATCATCTTTGTCTCCAGATGCATAGTAATCAATAATCAAAACAATGAATCTAAATATCTCAGAACATTCATCATATCAGGCTACAAAACCTTCACTATCTACACCACCACTTTTTAAAATACCATGTTACCTTAGAAAAAGTTTAAACCTTTTAAACGTATAGATAAATAGAATTTACACCAAATTTACACCAAGCTATTATTGAATAGAAGCAATGGATGGCAAGCAATGAAAGTTTTCACTTCTTGTTCGACCATATGAAATGTAGCACCTGTAGAAGCACATGGATGGCAAGCAAAGAGATGAAAGTACCACCAATTGGTGTTCAGGTTTGCTTATTCTGACTACCTTATTCGGCCTACTTTATTCTGAAATGAAAGTACCACCAATAACAAAAGATAATCGCAAACACTTAAGAAGTTACATATCAAAACCATGAATGAGCAAAGAGTTATACCTTATATTGGATGAAAAATCCCATTTCCTTAACCAATTGCAGCTGTATGAACAAAACATCATGAGGTTagaaaaaaaattgtatttttaaaaTTAGTAACTAAGTTCATGAGGTACCATGGAACAAAAAAAAACGTCTATTATGGCCATAGCAACAATACATTCAAAATTAAAACCAAACCATTTTCAACAATAAATAATTATTTAGATAAAAAAAAAGTTAACACAAATCCATCAAATTGATGCAATATCCACACTAATCAGTTAAAAAGGAAAATATTAATGGTTTGGGAAACATAAGCCAGATTAGATCCGAGAACACCAATTAGATTTATTAATAAACAAttttaatacaaaaattcaatacaAAAGCAATACCGTGAAGCAATTGGAATGACAGAGATAATAGTGACAGCGGCGATGGTGCGGTGGTTGCGATAGAAGTGACGGTGGCGATGGTGCCTTCAACAGCGATGTTAACGATTATAGTTTAACGAATCaaccacaaaccctaattttgggccagatcttttttttttttttttcaaactgtgAGATATATTAATTTTCATCACAAACATTACAATACAATGGCAGTGCATATACTAACCATAAAACTCCAAATACAAATGAACCAACTAACAAACAATACCAGCACTACTTATACAATCTGCAAACTATTTCCCACCACTTTCAAATCACACAAGCCTGCAACAGTTTTAACATTCTGGGTGTCTTTGACTTTTAAACTGGTCAACTTAAACCTAATGAAATCCTTAACTTCCATACTAACATCTTTGACACTCCTCTTCACATTTCTAAAAATTCTGTTGTTTCTTTCCATCCAGATAGCATACACCAGAGCACCAATGGCCACTTTATTCAAAATATTCCTAATGTCTTTACTTGAAGGGTATTTTGCCATATCATCTATGATCTGCATCAAGTCATTAGTTAACCCCTTATACACCAACAACAGCCTTGTCATCTCCCAAACTTGATTTGAAAATTCACATCTAAAGAACAGATGGGCATGAGAATCTGCTTGTTTAGAACACAGACTGCAAATAAACTGCTTGTGAGGGTACCATTTCTTCAATCTATCTTGGGTATTAAGTCTCCTCTGTACAGCCAACCAAACAATAAAAGCATGTTTAGGAGTAATTTGAGGATACCAAATGATTTTATACCAACTTACAGAAGGCCCATTGCAAACCAAATCCTTCCACACTTGTTTAGTGGAATAAGGTTTAAGTTTGTGATTGCTGGATATCCACCACATTACACCATTAAGGTCATGATGTATATGAGGTTTCATTTTGTCTCCTAGACCTAACATTTGTCTCCAAGCCCAGCTATCATTTTGTTCAAACCCAATATCCCAATAGTTTCTCCCTTTTAATTTCACAATGTTGATCCAATGCCACCAAATAGATTCTTTCTTGCTCAAGATTTTCCAGACTTGTTTCATTAGGAGGACTTCATTCCATTGGGTAAGGGATCTGATACCTAACCCACCTTGGTCTTTAGGTTTACAAATCACCTTCCAAGCCACTTTTGCAGATCTTTTCCCATTTGGACCATTAGCCCATAAGAAATCTTTCatcaatttttcaatctctttaatGATAGTATGTGGAAGAAAGTATACTGAAGCCCAATAAACTTGCATTGAGCTTAAAACTGAAGAAATCAATTGTAGTCTTCCTGCATAAGACAGTATTTTATTTCTCCAACAATTAACCTTCTCTTTTACTCTATCAACAATTTGCTTGCAGTCCCCAATGCCAAGTTTTTTGGCAAGTAATGGAACCCCTAAATACCTCATTGGTAATTTACCCACAGTAAATGGCAAAATGCTCAAGATATCATTTTTAACATTTTGGGTAATGCTTCCAAAAAAGATAGTACTTTTGTTGAGATTGGGAAACAGACCTGATACCTCACTAAACTCTTCAATCCCTTTCTTAATGACTGCAACAGACTTTTTTTCTCCTTTACAGAGCATTAACAAGTCATCTGCAAAGCAGAGATGAGACAGCTCAATTTGTTTACATCTATAATGATATCTGAAATCTTTTGACTCCTTAATATGCTTCTTCATGATGAGATTAAGGACCTCCATAACAAGAGTGAACAAATAAGGAGACAATGGGTCACCTTGCCTTAGACCCCTACCCCCTTTAAAATATCCATGAATCTCACCATTAATGCAGATGGAGAAATTCACAGAAGTAACACGGGTCATTATCCAGGATACCATCTTTTCATGAAAGCCAAATTTAACCAAAATACCCCTTAAAAACTCCCATTCAACAGTATCATAAGCCTTTTGAATATCTATCTTCATTGCACATCTTTTGGGACCATTAGCTCTGCCATAACCTTTTAATAATTCTTGAGTCAACAAAATGTTGTCTTGAATTGACCTTCCAGGGATAAATGCACTTTGATTAAGACTAACCAATTTGTTCAAGCCACCCTTGATTCTATCTGTCAAGATTTTGCTTATGCCCTTGTAAATAACATTGCAACAAGCAATAGGTCTAAAGTCTGAGACTTTATTAGGAGTGTCAATTTTAGGAATAAGAGCAAGTAGAGTAGCATTGACCTCCTGTAACAATTTACCAGTGTTGAAAAAATCTTGAATTGCAAGACAAATTTCCTTTCCAACTATAGGCCAAGCTTTTTTGAAAAATCCTGCTGTAAAGCCATCTGGGCCAGAAGCTTTATCACTATCAACATCAAAAATTGCTCTTTTAACTTCTTCATCTGTAACTGCACTAACCATTGCTGATGCTTCATCCAGATTAAGAGTAGTAGTGAAAATATCACCAACTGAATCAATATCTTTAGTCTTCCTTGAAGTCCCCAAAAACTGTTTAAAATGATTAACTATCTGATCAGCAACATCATTACCATAAAATCTATCTCCTTTCTCATTGCAAATGCTTTCAACTCTACTCTTACTCTTTCTTGCTTTCATAATGCCATgaaaatattttgtatttttatcacCATCCATCATCCATTTAAGTCTCACTTTTTGCTTAAGCAGCTTGAGTTCATCTTGACTTGCTTCCTTATAATCCTTTAACACATTAACAGCATCAATTTTAAACTGATGATCATGAGGGTTAGCATCAACCTTTTCTTGACATTGTTTGAGCTTATCTTTAAGACTGCTCACCCTTGAAAACACATTGCCATTTTTCCAGTTCAGCCTATTTAACTCCTTCTTCATAGCTTTTAATTTTTTAACAACTCTGTATATAGCATGCCCATTTACATCATTCTTCCAACCCTTCTCCACTAAAGGGATAAATTCTGGTTTATCTGCTATGAAATTCATAAACCTAAAAGATTTAGGTTTATGAATTATTCCATCAGGGATAATAAGTATAGCAGGGCTGTGATCAGAAATCAAATAAGGCTGAAAAATGGCATGAGCACTAGCAAAGGAATTGATAAACtctttgatgtcgtagcgtgggggtacgtgatagtactatattttactacgaaatacgttacaaattacacaagttttaattatttatttacaaatgggatatacctaaaccttgctacaacactataggcagtgtacctaatcgtagagtagtatagtttttagtaagtccggttcgttccacagggagtgggcttattgcacactatatttttaaacaactatatttgtacaaaatatatataattatatataataatatataaaagggggtttaccgtttaatgaccggtttgtcgatttatattttaagcgaagcgtatagtaaatgacgatatttaaataacaata
This genomic interval carries:
- the LOC139897716 gene encoding THO complex subunit 6, translating into MKMVGGEGDCREWDEDAYRDSILEDRQSHSLTIFRTLFSPSPSDRNPNFIIAASSDGSIASYSLSSIISSLPLGYGNSRAQNLFVAEPKTLIHGHDGPAYDLKFYGDGDDSLLLSCGDDGRIRGWKWMDFMNADQDGLSQGGRLKPQIELANPQHKGPWGALSPIPETNAIAVDTEGGSIYSAAGDSCLYCWDVERSKVKQTFKGHDGYLHSVVARNSYKQIITGSEDGTARIWDCRNGKCINVVEPGTDKKSAYVSCIALDATEKWLACGSGRNLSVWNLSASEKISGISTRACVQDICFDDNQILAVGAEPLLSRYDINGVMLSQIQCIPQSTFSVSLHPSGVTCVAGYGGVVDVISQFGSHLCSFRCQSYR